A window of Nicotiana sylvestris chromosome 8, ASM39365v2, whole genome shotgun sequence genomic DNA:
CTGGATGGCATTTTTtaagtgccagcacttctccgtatcatgccccggagtaccagaacaatattcacagcttatagagtaatcaagattctttggaggagggtttgtCAATTTCAACTCAATTGGTCTTAGCATATCCaattgtctcagcctgtggaacaaactggtataaaATTCTCCCAAcggggtgaaggttttcttccgcTATAACCtttcattcttaaatgcttgattgggtcgGAAACCTAGGCCggcagggtttcggtaggctcgtagGGGTGGGTAAGTATTTTGTAGAGCTGGGTTGGTGTTTGTGgggctggcgcacgccattgtgcgtaggcaggaggttgagtgtatgtttgggcatggtggatagaaaaatgggggtctggtgatgggaagtaGTGTTGGGATAGATTATAcaaggtttggtggtggggtcggGGCTGAGTATAATGGTGTGATGGGCCCCTAGGTCCAAACCATGATCTTGAATCAATTGTTGccatatcttctttcttcttctttccgattaCTCCCCCAGTACTGTTTTGAATGGCTAGATTAGTTTCCTTaatagccgagtaactcaggattttgtttgacttaagcccttcttctaccatgccccccatcttcACTACCTAGTTCAAGgacttgcctatggccgataCCAGATGGCCGTAGTAAGTGGGCTCCAAGGCCTACagaaagtaatccaccattttgctctctttcatcggagggtcaacccttgccgcttgttctctccagcgaaaaccatactccctgaaactttcactaggcttcttctcaatcttagtcagaGACAAATGGTCTGGAAcaatctcaaggttgtattggaaatgacaagcgaatgcttaggccaaatcatcccatgtataccatctgctgtgatcctgacgagtgtaccactccaatgccgcaCCGCTTAGACTCAGACTAAAGTAGGCCATCAACAGCTCTTCCTTCCCATCTGCTCCTATTATTTTACTGCAAAATCCGCTCAAATGGGCCATCAGGTCTCCTTGCCCATCATAcagatcaaatttgggcatcttgaatccCATTGGCAGTTGAACATTGGGAAATAgacatagatccttgtaagccacgctcacctggcctcccaatccctgcatgtttctaAATGACTATTCCAAGCTTTTAACCTTcttgatcatctcctcatgttctggatttttaGGTGGCTTCTCAGTTTTAAtagggaggtcaaaatgaggagtgtggGAGTAAGGTTCTGGGGCCTTGAAAGTGGGCTctgggggatagtattggttatcttgggtctggaatagaggctcactggaagatcggtgaaGTGTGGCAGGTGGGGGAGCCACAAAAATAGGTGTGGCTGGTGGAggtgggtatggaattggtttgggtggtggagcttgtggtgtttgggaagtgatgccgtggtagtggtggtaaatgggaaagcttggagatgaatcaacagtgggatGTTCCTGGGATTGAGCCAACGACAGGACGAAAGCAGGGTTGGTGGGGTAGGATGGTGGTGGATTCCCTTtcacccatgcctggtacatctctgccatctgttgtttcagttTATACACttcctctttcagattaacatcagactcttccccCTCTTTCAatggatcaataacacttgcatccagttcttggttagTCATGATCAACTTGT
This region includes:
- the LOC138876186 gene encoding uncharacterized protein, whose protein sequence is MAQLERDLQQLQEQNHIAEQTFEARAQQIGRLLQEKGIIRERQVVSLFGILATHPYNTRSKNKLIMTNQELDASVIDPLKEGEESDVNLKEEVYKLKQQMAEMYQAWVKGNPPPSYPTNPAFVLSLAQSQEHPTVDSSPSFPIYHHYHGITSQTPQAPPPKPIPYPPPPATPIFVAPPPATLHRSSSEPLFQTQDNQYYPPEPTFKAPEPYSHTPHFDLPIKTEKPPKNPEHEEMIKKVKSLE